The Desulfuromonas versatilis genome has a segment encoding these proteins:
- a CDS encoding dihydrolipoyl dehydrogenase family protein, translated as MTDYDYDLGILGGGAAGLTVAAGAAQFGAKTLLIEREEKLGGDCLHYGCVPSKTLIRTASVWAQARRSREFGLPEVELPPVDLKAVMDRVRAVIARIQEHDSPERFCNLGAETRFGPARFLDDHTVEVDGSRVSAKSWVIATGSRPAAPPVEGIEAVPYWTNETLFAQTRLPDRLLVLGGGAIGLEMAQAFQRLGSKVILVEFLDQILPPEDADVAEILKERLQSEGMEILTGTRAVQAEGNAESVRLSVEPAAGGGERRVLEGDVLLVATGRKPNVEGLGLEAAGVEFSAKGIPTDARMRTNLHHIYACGDVTGKFQFTHMAGYAGGVALTNAILHLPRKADFSKVPWCTYTDPEVASVGFNEKRARQEKIEYRVLEEKFADNDRALAENEAGGKIKVLVDGKGKVIGCQIVGAHAGELIHEWIAVISGGVKLSTIAGAIHVYPTLAEISKRAAGSYFSDKLFSDRTKSVLKFLFHLKGRACTPTEPSAEAKHG; from the coding sequence ATGACCGATTACGATTACGACCTGGGAATTCTCGGCGGCGGGGCGGCCGGGCTGACGGTGGCCGCCGGCGCGGCCCAATTCGGCGCCAAGACCCTGCTGATCGAACGGGAAGAAAAGCTTGGCGGCGACTGCCTGCACTACGGCTGCGTCCCCTCCAAGACCCTGATCCGCACCGCCTCGGTCTGGGCCCAGGCCCGCCGCAGCCGCGAGTTCGGCCTGCCCGAGGTGGAACTGCCGCCGGTCGACCTCAAGGCGGTGATGGACCGGGTCCGCGCGGTCATCGCCCGGATCCAGGAGCACGACTCCCCCGAGCGCTTCTGCAACCTGGGGGCCGAGACCCGCTTCGGCCCGGCGCGCTTTCTCGACGACCACACGGTGGAGGTGGACGGCTCACGGGTCTCGGCCAAGAGCTGGGTGATCGCCACCGGCTCGCGCCCCGCGGCCCCACCGGTGGAGGGGATCGAGGCCGTCCCTTACTGGACCAACGAAACCCTCTTCGCGCAGACCCGGCTCCCCGACCGCCTGCTGGTGCTCGGCGGCGGCGCCATCGGCCTGGAGATGGCCCAGGCCTTCCAGCGCCTGGGCTCCAAAGTGATCCTGGTGGAGTTTCTCGACCAGATCCTGCCCCCCGAGGATGCCGACGTCGCCGAGATCCTCAAGGAGCGTCTGCAGAGCGAGGGGATGGAGATCCTCACCGGGACCCGGGCGGTCCAGGCCGAGGGGAACGCCGAGTCGGTGCGCCTGAGCGTCGAGCCGGCCGCGGGGGGCGGCGAACGCCGGGTGCTCGAGGGGGACGTGCTGCTGGTCGCCACCGGCCGCAAGCCCAACGTCGAGGGTTTGGGCCTGGAGGCCGCCGGGGTGGAATTCTCCGCCAAGGGGATCCCCACCGACGCGCGGATGCGCACCAACCTGCACCACATCTACGCCTGCGGCGACGTCACCGGCAAGTTCCAGTTCACCCACATGGCCGGCTACGCCGGGGGGGTGGCCCTGACCAACGCCATCCTGCACCTGCCGCGCAAGGCCGACTTCAGCAAGGTCCCCTGGTGCACCTACACCGACCCCGAAGTGGCCAGCGTCGGCTTCAACGAGAAACGGGCCCGCCAGGAAAAGATCGAATACCGGGTGCTGGAGGAGAAGTTCGCCGACAACGACCGGGCACTGGCCGAGAACGAGGCGGGAGGCAAGATCAAGGTGCTGGTGGACGGCAAGGGGAAGGTCATCGGCTGCCAGATCGTCGGCGCCCACGCCGGGGAGTTGATCCACGAATGGATCGCGGTGATCAGCGGCGGGGTCAAGCTCTCCACCATCGCCGGGGCGATCCACGTCTACCCGACCCTGGCGGAGATCTCCAAGCGCGCGGCGGGGAGCTACTTTTCCGACAAGCTCTTCAGCGACCGCACCAAGAGCGTGCTCAAGTTCCTCTTCCACCTCAAGGGACGCGCCTGCACCCCCACCGAACCGAGCGCGGAGGCCAAACACGGGTGA